The following coding sequences are from one Halomonas sp. HAL1 window:
- a CDS encoding tripartite tricarboxylate transporter permease: MTNFFLQALAEVGTPSVLGLIIIGVLFGIVGGSIPGFTVTMAILVVFPFTFAMDPVSGVSLMVGVFVGGYSGGIVSGVMLGIPGTPSSITTVYDGYPMAQKGEPGRALGIGVASSFLGTLISVAVLVFFGPLIASFSMNFRPWEITALIVFALTLVAGLSSGALLKGLMAAALGLLITTVGYDRNSNLRFDFGLPAMGSGFEILPVMIGIFAFSQLLGNIEKLKDEKSEAKKIDTNVTIPYGQILKDMTGQKLNTLRSSLIGSLVGALPGTGGTVANFLSYDQAKKFSRHPEEFGTGTPSGIVASEASNSAVAGGAFVPTLALGIPGDLPMAIMMGVLILHGITPGPMMFEQNPVLVGAIYASLLIGAVVMVLCNLLLVRWFAKISLIPQQILVPVVLMLCAIGAYALNNNLFDIWVLFIFGVIGYLLWKAEVPLTPLILGVVLGDNLERQLFRALELNESWTTFLTRPLSALFLALAVASILFSLYQDRKIQRLKNAALRENI; the protein is encoded by the coding sequence ATGACGAACTTTTTCCTCCAAGCGCTCGCTGAGGTCGGCACGCCATCGGTCTTGGGCCTGATCATTATTGGCGTACTGTTTGGGATTGTGGGCGGTAGTATTCCTGGTTTTACTGTCACCATGGCCATTTTAGTGGTCTTCCCGTTCACGTTTGCGATGGACCCGGTAAGCGGCGTTTCATTGATGGTCGGTGTGTTTGTAGGGGGTTACTCAGGCGGCATTGTGTCTGGCGTTATGCTGGGCATACCCGGTACACCCTCTTCTATTACTACCGTTTATGACGGCTACCCGATGGCACAGAAAGGCGAACCTGGCCGTGCCCTGGGCATTGGCGTCGCTTCATCCTTTTTAGGCACCCTCATCAGCGTGGCGGTACTGGTATTCTTCGGCCCGCTAATTGCCAGCTTCAGCATGAATTTCCGCCCTTGGGAAATCACTGCGTTGATCGTTTTCGCGCTGACGCTTGTGGCAGGGCTTTCCAGCGGCGCTCTACTCAAAGGCCTGATGGCTGCGGCTTTGGGGCTCTTAATCACAACCGTTGGTTATGACCGCAACAGTAATCTGCGCTTTGACTTTGGCCTGCCAGCGATGGGTTCTGGGTTTGAAATTCTCCCCGTGATGATCGGCATATTTGCTTTCTCCCAGCTGCTTGGCAATATCGAGAAGCTTAAGGACGAGAAAAGCGAAGCCAAGAAAATCGATACCAATGTCACGATTCCCTACGGCCAAATACTCAAAGATATGACGGGGCAAAAGCTGAACACGCTGCGCTCTTCTTTAATTGGCAGCTTGGTGGGCGCACTTCCTGGCACGGGCGGCACCGTCGCTAACTTTTTGAGTTACGACCAAGCCAAGAAATTTTCTCGCCATCCGGAAGAGTTTGGCACCGGTACCCCCAGCGGCATTGTGGCTTCTGAAGCCTCCAATAGCGCGGTCGCAGGTGGTGCATTCGTGCCAACGCTTGCACTAGGGATACCGGGCGATTTGCCCATGGCGATCATGATGGGCGTACTGATTCTCCACGGTATTACGCCGGGCCCCATGATGTTTGAGCAAAACCCGGTATTGGTTGGCGCTATTTATGCCAGCCTGCTAATTGGCGCAGTCGTCATGGTGCTTTGCAACCTGCTGCTAGTGCGCTGGTTCGCCAAGATATCGCTGATCCCTCAACAGATCCTCGTTCCCGTTGTGTTGATGTTGTGTGCCATTGGCGCTTACGCCCTGAATAACAATCTATTTGATATTTGGGTGCTGTTTATCTTCGGGGTCATTGGCTACCTGCTTTGGAAAGCGGAAGTACCGCTGACGCCGCTAATACTGGGTGTGGTGCTCGGCGACAATCTTGAACGCCAGCTATTCCGCGCCCTTGAGCTTAATGAAAGCTGGACGACCTTTTTGACCCGACCACTCTCTGCGCTTTTCTTAGCGTTAGCCGTCGCATCCATTCTGTTTTCGCTCTATCAGGATCGTAAGATCCAGCGCTTAAAGAATGCCGCTCTGCGCGAAAACATTTGA
- a CDS encoding tripartite tricarboxylate transporter TctB family protein, translating to MLTLTKDRALALALLLIVAVMWVESGSIAPPTSWQPYGSALFPRILLVVIGVFSLLILVRSLLVKVPERAGAKQLIGEWFQSRRTILALFLLFGLYAALLPVVGYIAATIGFLVASLALLMGINTRRKWMINLTLSFTLAIVIFVVFRYGLNVWLP from the coding sequence ATGCTAACGCTAACGAAAGACCGCGCCTTGGCGCTGGCGCTGCTCTTGATTGTGGCCGTCATGTGGGTGGAATCAGGCAGCATTGCCCCGCCCACCAGCTGGCAGCCGTATGGGTCAGCGCTGTTCCCACGCATTTTATTGGTAGTGATCGGCGTTTTTTCACTGCTCATTCTGGTGCGTTCCTTATTGGTAAAAGTGCCTGAGCGGGCTGGCGCGAAGCAGCTCATTGGTGAGTGGTTTCAAAGCCGACGCACCATACTCGCTCTGTTTCTACTGTTTGGGCTTTATGCCGCGCTACTTCCAGTGGTGGGTTATATCGCGGCGACCATCGGCTTTCTGGTCGCCTCTCTTGCGCTGCTGATGGGGATCAATACGCGACGTAAATGGATGATCAATCTCACCCTCAGCTTCACCTTGGCTATCGTGATATTTGTCGTTTTCCGCTATGGCCTGAATGTTTGGCTGCCTTAA
- a CDS encoding tripartite tricarboxylate transporter substrate binding protein, which translates to MTRSTFTLSTTLSTTLAAIGLASSMAIASTAQADYPEQDIRLIIPYGPGGATDILFRLISQEAEKTLGESIVPVNMAGAGATLGSRNVKDADPDGYTLLGSHDTIALSKLAGTVDYSFDAFEPIALLTQTINIPTAHANHPVQSADEIADYVSENPGQVRFSMIPSSTDHFFWAQFFQETGIDMADVRLVGYPDTGEQVSALMAEEVDFAMFNLPSGGAFFEDGTFRALGIAHPERLESMPDVATLREQGIEMDHSTSRGIFAPKGTPQEVLDTIANAYEQALENEEVQSRIENEFGSVVRFLAGDDYQAFLDENEAALSAAAENIDFQN; encoded by the coding sequence ATGACGCGTTCAACATTTACTCTAAGTACGACTCTAAGTACTACCCTCGCCGCCATCGGACTTGCGTCTAGCATGGCAATCGCCTCCACCGCCCAGGCTGATTATCCGGAACAGGATATCCGCTTGATCATCCCTTACGGCCCGGGCGGAGCAACCGATATTCTTTTCCGGCTCATCTCCCAAGAGGCTGAAAAGACGTTGGGTGAATCCATCGTTCCCGTCAATATGGCAGGCGCAGGGGCGACCCTGGGTTCTCGCAATGTGAAAGACGCTGACCCCGATGGCTACACCCTGCTTGGCAGCCACGACACCATCGCGCTTTCTAAGTTAGCAGGCACCGTCGATTACTCGTTTGATGCCTTCGAGCCCATCGCACTACTCACCCAAACCATCAATATTCCCACCGCACATGCCAATCACCCTGTGCAGAGCGCCGATGAAATTGCTGACTATGTGAGTGAAAACCCAGGCCAAGTGCGCTTCAGTATGATTCCTAGCTCTACTGACCACTTTTTCTGGGCACAGTTTTTCCAGGAAACGGGCATCGATATGGCCGATGTGCGCTTAGTCGGCTACCCCGATACGGGCGAACAGGTATCGGCGCTGATGGCGGAAGAAGTCGACTTCGCGATGTTTAATTTGCCATCAGGCGGTGCATTTTTTGAAGACGGCACCTTCCGCGCCCTAGGCATCGCTCATCCAGAACGTCTTGAAAGCATGCCGGATGTCGCCACCCTGCGCGAGCAAGGCATTGAGATGGACCACTCCACCAGCCGCGGCATTTTTGCGCCTAAAGGAACGCCTCAGGAAGTCCTCGACACCATCGCTAACGCTTATGAACAAGCCCTGGAAAACGAAGAAGTACAGAGCCGTATCGAAAATGAGTTTGGCTCGGTAGTGAGATTTCTAGCAGGCGATGATTATCAAGCGTTCTTGGATGAGAACGAAGCGGCGCTAAGTGCGGCTGCCGAAAACATCGATTTCCAGAACTAA
- a CDS encoding chromate transporter: MIYWELFLAFFIPNIIGYGGGPAIIPLIEAEVVGRYDWMTAQTFAETLALGNALPSPIATKMAGYVGYEVAGIGGAFIAVAATVIPTLLLMLGALGLLYRHRDSPRVKRMSQWVRPVIAMMMAWLTLGFLLESLNSSGTIHTLIIGVVAAIALMRFKTHPAFVVMGALVYGGLFLG; encoded by the coding sequence ATGATCTATTGGGAGCTCTTTTTAGCTTTTTTTATCCCGAACATTATTGGCTACGGCGGTGGCCCGGCGATTATCCCTCTGATCGAGGCTGAGGTGGTTGGCCGTTATGACTGGATGACCGCGCAAACCTTTGCTGAAACATTAGCCCTAGGCAACGCCCTGCCCAGCCCTATCGCCACCAAAATGGCGGGCTACGTGGGTTATGAAGTCGCCGGTATTGGCGGGGCCTTCATCGCGGTGGCCGCCACGGTTATTCCAACGTTGCTATTAATGCTCGGCGCACTGGGGCTGCTGTACCGTCATCGTGATTCACCAAGGGTTAAGCGCATGAGCCAGTGGGTTCGCCCCGTTATTGCCATGATGATGGCTTGGCTAACCCTGGGGTTCCTGCTCGAAAGCCTCAACAGTAGCGGCACAATTCACACTCTTATCATTGGGGTAGTCGCGGCTATTGCACTGATGCGCTTCAAAACGCACCCCGCCTTTGTCGTCATGGGCGCCTTGGTTTATGGAGGGCTGTTTCTCGGCTAA
- a CDS encoding chromate transporter — protein sequence MKSRGTSWQLFWAFFRVGIFGFGGGPAMIPLVRAEVVTRHHWLTDEEFADVLAIGNTLPGPIATKMPGYIGYRVGGVTGCIAAVIAIILPMIVAMIVMLGIFSRYRDVAWIRGMGQAVVPVVMVMMAQLTWDFFDKSQAALGWLVSIAMAIVAAGLIYWLGVHPGWVIGAILAAALLRPAGKKKAEGPA from the coding sequence ATGAAATCACGCGGCACCTCCTGGCAACTGTTCTGGGCTTTTTTCCGCGTCGGCATTTTTGGTTTCGGTGGCGGCCCGGCCATGATTCCTCTGGTGCGCGCCGAAGTTGTCACTCGCCATCATTGGCTGACCGATGAAGAGTTTGCCGACGTGCTGGCGATCGGCAATACCTTACCCGGCCCTATTGCCACCAAAATGCCAGGCTACATTGGCTATCGCGTGGGCGGTGTGACCGGCTGTATTGCTGCCGTGATTGCCATTATCTTGCCAATGATTGTGGCAATGATTGTCATGTTAGGCATTTTTAGCCGATATCGCGATGTGGCATGGATTCGCGGTATGGGCCAAGCAGTAGTGCCGGTGGTGATGGTGATGATGGCACAACTCACCTGGGACTTTTTTGATAAATCACAAGCGGCCCTTGGCTGGCTGGTTAGTATCGCCATGGCCATTGTTGCCGCTGGCTTGATCTACTGGCTTGGCGTTCATCCCGGCTGGGTGATTGGCGCTATTCTCGCTGCCGCCCTACTGCGCCCTGCCGGTAAGAAAAAAGCGGAGGGGCCAGCATGA
- a CDS encoding GntR family transcriptional regulator, translating to MNNSLPKVATPVGPAGTASSRVFDNLRKDLVGGRFVAGEKLAINALKEHYQVGLSPLREALNKLAAYGLLIQENQRGFRVPKLSRDELDDIAQMRLEMEGMALVRAIANGDSLWEADLLAAAHRLKRADITLDKGEEWERLHTQFHRTLVAPCGSVWLLRFIEQLHDQFDRYRRLGPKMPTIRQELDEQHHQLVELALQRDAKAARELMDDHIHKSYEVALKRYQEHA from the coding sequence ATGAATAATTCTTTACCCAAGGTAGCAACGCCAGTAGGTCCAGCAGGTACTGCATCAAGTCGTGTATTTGATAATTTACGTAAGGATCTCGTCGGTGGACGCTTTGTAGCGGGTGAAAAACTCGCCATCAATGCGCTCAAAGAGCATTACCAAGTTGGCTTGAGCCCTCTGCGGGAAGCGCTCAATAAATTGGCGGCTTATGGATTATTAATTCAGGAAAATCAACGCGGTTTTCGTGTGCCGAAGCTTTCACGGGATGAGCTGGACGATATCGCCCAGATGCGCTTGGAAATGGAGGGCATGGCATTAGTGCGGGCGATTGCTAACGGTGATTCGCTCTGGGAGGCTGACTTATTAGCCGCGGCGCACCGCCTGAAGCGCGCCGATATCACCCTGGATAAAGGCGAGGAGTGGGAGCGTCTGCATACGCAATTTCATCGTACGTTAGTCGCCCCCTGTGGCTCTGTTTGGTTATTGCGTTTTATTGAACAGTTGCATGATCAGTTTGACCGCTACCGCCGCCTGGGGCCGAAAATGCCGACGATTCGTCAAGAGTTGGATGAGCAGCATCATCAACTCGTGGAGCTGGCATTACAGCGTGATGCTAAAGCGGCGCGTGAACTAATGGATGATCATATTCATAAATCTTATGAAGTTGCCCTGAAACGCTATCAAGAGCACGCCTAG
- a CDS encoding DUF1415 domain-containing protein, protein MHTDNQIVAQTLNWVRTFIVAHDICPFAQRELERETIRVEVVRSKKIEVALEELMVEVQWLDEHPETETTLLVFPTLFKSFDHYLDFVELAESILVDQGYEGVYQLATFHPDYCFDGAEPDDASNYSNRSPYAMVHLLREESVEKAIEFYGDTDAIPERNIAKLTAMGSDTAEQQLQRCFDVNG, encoded by the coding sequence ATGCACACAGATAACCAAATAGTCGCGCAAACGCTGAACTGGGTGCGCACCTTTATTGTGGCGCATGACATTTGCCCGTTTGCGCAGCGGGAGTTGGAGCGTGAAACGATTCGTGTGGAAGTGGTGCGCTCTAAAAAAATTGAAGTGGCGCTTGAGGAGCTGATGGTGGAAGTGCAGTGGTTGGATGAGCACCCCGAAACAGAAACCACGCTGCTGGTGTTCCCGACGCTGTTTAAAAGCTTTGATCACTACTTGGATTTTGTGGAGCTTGCAGAAAGTATCCTGGTCGACCAGGGCTATGAAGGTGTTTATCAGTTAGCCACTTTTCATCCAGATTATTGCTTTGACGGTGCCGAACCCGATGATGCCTCTAATTATTCCAACCGCTCTCCCTACGCCATGGTGCATCTGCTACGCGAAGAGAGCGTTGAAAAGGCGATCGAGTTTTATGGCGACACCGACGCTATTCCCGAACGCAATATTGCCAAGTTAACGGCGATGGGCAGCGACACTGCAGAGCAGCAGCTGCAACGCTGTTTTGACGTTAATGGCTAA
- a CDS encoding methyl-accepting chemotaxis protein, which yields MQNISVKRVIAGALIVLLAMLIILGSMGAMAEREGAQLLAEMNEISAQQASAANRAETNLMEVRVRLERMSQHYRDGNKNYAERALGDALESLEKSDRRIAELTRLKLSIDSERRPLIDAIVDSYNLIVTDTLRVYLVNERYEALDEYRDPINQKFSGFSTAISNFNDYALSRGNQVHSEAQRDSVIFGITVGVLILIAIVLYIAVQIMINRLIITPLQRAVSICENIAKGDLTSHIDALGRNEIGRLYSAMEDMQERLEEMIGTLNQSSEAVASSSKQIASGSQDLASCTEQQAAALQQTAASMDEISSIVRQNADTAGQAQQLTQDAARQANSGKQASERTSLLMRELEQTSHKVHDIVQVIDSIAFQTNILALNASVEAARAGEHGRGFAVVASEVRSLATKTSTSSKEIRTMIEDISQRIVVGAEQAAKNGHDMAEINEAIRKVTEMMQELALAAKEQESGISQVSTAVSQMDSATQENVSLVEETSTASASLQDEATRLAELVIAFKLKRVAQGGSETPTVTSSPQALAASNAYSARQLPNATPNWEEF from the coding sequence ATGCAAAACATATCAGTTAAGAGAGTGATTGCTGGCGCACTGATTGTGCTTTTAGCCATGCTGATCATTTTGGGTAGCATGGGTGCCATGGCAGAACGCGAAGGTGCACAGCTGCTGGCAGAAATGAATGAAATCAGCGCTCAACAAGCGAGTGCTGCTAACCGTGCAGAAACCAATCTAATGGAAGTGCGGGTCAGGCTAGAGCGCATGTCACAGCACTACCGCGATGGCAACAAAAACTACGCTGAGCGGGCGCTGGGAGATGCGCTGGAGAGTTTGGAGAAATCCGACCGACGTATTGCAGAACTCACTCGCCTTAAACTCTCCATCGATTCTGAACGTCGCCCACTCATTGATGCAATTGTCGATAGTTACAACCTTATTGTCACTGACACATTAAGAGTTTATTTAGTCAACGAGCGTTATGAGGCACTGGACGAATACCGTGATCCCATTAATCAGAAGTTCTCTGGCTTTAGCACTGCAATCAGTAATTTTAATGATTATGCATTGAGCAGAGGCAACCAAGTTCACTCGGAAGCACAGCGTGACAGCGTCATTTTTGGTATTACCGTGGGCGTTCTTATTTTAATCGCGATTGTGCTCTATATCGCTGTACAAATAATGATTAATAGGCTCATCATCACCCCCCTGCAGCGAGCAGTCAGCATTTGCGAAAACATTGCCAAGGGGGATTTGACCAGCCATATCGATGCCCTCGGGCGTAACGAGATCGGCCGCCTTTATAGTGCCATGGAGGATATGCAAGAGCGGCTGGAAGAGATGATCGGCACGCTCAATCAAAGTAGCGAAGCCGTCGCCTCTAGCTCAAAACAAATTGCTAGCGGCAGCCAAGACCTCGCCTCATGTACGGAACAACAAGCCGCCGCTTTGCAGCAAACCGCCGCGAGTATGGATGAAATCTCATCGATTGTGCGGCAAAACGCTGACACTGCTGGCCAAGCACAACAACTGACCCAGGATGCAGCCCGACAGGCAAATAGCGGTAAGCAGGCATCTGAGCGCACCAGCCTGCTAATGCGCGAACTTGAACAAACCTCACACAAAGTACACGACATTGTTCAGGTGATTGACTCGATCGCCTTTCAAACCAATATCCTGGCGTTGAACGCGTCGGTAGAAGCTGCCCGGGCTGGCGAGCACGGCAGGGGGTTTGCGGTGGTAGCCAGCGAAGTTCGCTCATTAGCCACCAAGACGTCCACTTCTTCGAAAGAGATACGCACCATGATTGAAGATATCTCACAGCGTATTGTCGTCGGTGCGGAGCAAGCAGCGAAAAATGGTCATGATATGGCGGAGATCAACGAAGCTATTCGTAAAGTGACGGAAATGATGCAAGAGCTTGCTCTAGCCGCAAAGGAGCAGGAGTCGGGTATTAGCCAAGTCAGTACAGCGGTATCCCAAATGGACTCCGCCACCCAGGAAAATGTATCGCTGGTTGAAGAGACCAGCACCGCGTCAGCTTCACTCCAGGATGAAGCTACTCGTTTGGCCGAGTTAGTCATAGCCTTCAAACTTAAACGCGTAGCGCAGGGTGGTTCGGAAACCCCTACTGTCACTTCATCACCGCAGGCGCTTGCAGCGTCTAACGCTTATTCAGCTAGACAATTGCCCAACGCCACACCTAATTGGGAAGAGTTTTAA
- a CDS encoding GNAT family N-acetyltransferase — MSTLHFAPMSDEDFTSFWPTFKAIVVAQETYAIDPDISFEAARELWCSTPKTSVVVKDEHGHILGAYYLKANAAGPGDHICNCGYMVTPAARGKGVARAMCEDSQAQARKLGFLAMQYNAVVATNEVAVALWQKLGFSIVGTVPNAYRHARLGFVDTYVMHKTL; from the coding sequence GTGTCTACATTACATTTCGCCCCCATGTCGGACGAAGATTTCACCAGCTTTTGGCCTACTTTCAAGGCGATTGTCGTGGCGCAAGAGACTTATGCCATTGACCCCGACATCAGCTTTGAAGCTGCCCGAGAGCTATGGTGCAGCACGCCTAAAACCAGCGTGGTCGTTAAAGATGAACACGGTCATATACTGGGTGCTTACTACCTAAAAGCCAACGCGGCAGGCCCCGGCGACCACATCTGTAACTGTGGTTATATGGTGACGCCCGCCGCACGCGGAAAAGGGGTAGCACGCGCCATGTGTGAGGATTCACAGGCGCAGGCCAGGAAGCTGGGGTTTCTAGCCATGCAGTACAATGCCGTGGTGGCCACCAATGAGGTGGCCGTCGCGTTATGGCAGAAGCTGGGGTTTAGTATTGTGGGTACCGTTCCTAACGCCTACCGCCATGCGCGCCTGGGTTTCGTTGATACGTATGTGATGCATAAGACGCTTTAA
- a CDS encoding LLM class flavin-dependent oxidoreductase, whose amino-acid sequence MSQLASTALSVLDLAPIRQGGSAAETFQDSVSLAQLTERLGYTRYWLAEHHNIAGIASAATAVLIGHIAGQTSTIRVGSGGIMLPNHPPLVIAEQFGTLETLYPDRIDLGLGRAPGSDGATMQAMRRNAHAGVDDFPQLLNELRRYLGDAEPQQRVKAVPGQGTHVPIWLLGSSGYSAQLAAKLGLPFAFAAQFAPGYLFEALRLYRDNFRPSEHLDKPHAMVGLPVMAAESDAMAHYLATTAQQKFLNLIRGKPTQSQPPVEQLDWSPVEQAQVSQFLGAAIIGGPETVKAELEEFQARTGADELMINSDFYNHADRLRSYEIVAEVAR is encoded by the coding sequence ATGAGCCAACTCGCTTCCACGGCGCTTTCCGTTCTTGATCTGGCCCCTATCCGCCAGGGCGGCAGCGCCGCTGAGACCTTTCAAGACAGCGTCTCGCTGGCACAGTTAACCGAGCGGCTAGGCTACACCCGTTACTGGCTAGCAGAGCACCACAATATTGCCGGTATCGCCAGCGCTGCCACCGCGGTGCTGATCGGTCATATTGCTGGGCAAACCTCCACCATACGCGTGGGTAGCGGCGGCATTATGCTACCGAACCACCCGCCGCTGGTGATTGCCGAGCAGTTCGGCACGCTGGAAACGCTCTATCCTGATCGTATAGATTTGGGGCTAGGCCGCGCACCCGGCTCAGACGGTGCGACGATGCAAGCCATGCGGCGCAACGCTCATGCCGGCGTAGACGACTTCCCGCAATTGCTGAACGAATTGCGCCGTTATCTAGGCGATGCAGAGCCCCAGCAACGGGTGAAAGCCGTCCCTGGTCAAGGCACTCATGTGCCTATCTGGCTACTGGGTTCTAGCGGCTACAGCGCACAATTGGCAGCTAAGCTGGGCTTGCCTTTTGCGTTTGCTGCTCAGTTTGCGCCAGGCTATTTATTTGAGGCACTGCGCTTATATCGCGACAATTTCCGCCCTTCCGAACACTTGGATAAGCCCCATGCGATGGTCGGCCTGCCCGTGATGGCAGCGGAAAGCGATGCGATGGCCCACTACTTGGCCACCACCGCGCAGCAGAAATTTCTTAACCTTATTCGTGGCAAGCCAACCCAGTCGCAGCCGCCCGTGGAGCAACTAGACTGGTCACCGGTTGAGCAAGCCCAAGTCAGCCAGTTTTTAGGGGCGGCGATTATTGGCGGCCCAGAGACGGTCAAAGCCGAACTTGAAGAGTTCCAAGCACGTACCGGTGCTGATGAATTAATGATTAACAGCGATTTTTATAACCATGCCGATCGGCTGCGCAGCTACGAGATTGTGGCTGAGGTCGCCCGCTGA
- a CDS encoding SDR family oxidoreductase, translating into MHKGVLLITGASSGIGAATARAASREGYKLVLAARSSEKLTALAQELGPENVLTCELDVTNFEQQQAMVEHALETFGRLDAIFANAGRGGSPGGFSGADHDAWREMILTNIYGVGLTIQACLPALKRSKGHVLLTGSAAGRTTIPGSMYSATKWAVTGIGYNLREELRGTGMRVTLIEPGMVDTPFFNEPPEHALEDRDIANAVVYALAQPAHVDVNEILIRPTPPLE; encoded by the coding sequence ATGCATAAAGGCGTGTTATTGATTACCGGCGCATCCAGCGGTATTGGCGCGGCTACCGCCCGAGCAGCCTCTCGCGAAGGCTACAAACTGGTGTTGGCCGCCCGTTCTAGCGAAAAACTCACCGCTCTGGCTCAAGAACTGGGGCCAGAAAACGTACTGACCTGTGAGTTGGACGTGACTAATTTTGAGCAGCAACAGGCGATGGTTGAGCATGCACTGGAAACCTTTGGCCGCTTGGACGCGATCTTTGCCAACGCCGGTCGCGGCGGCTCTCCAGGCGGGTTTAGCGGTGCGGATCACGACGCATGGCGTGAGATGATTCTTACCAATATTTATGGCGTTGGGCTCACCATTCAAGCTTGCTTACCCGCCTTAAAGCGTAGCAAAGGCCATGTGTTATTAACCGGTTCAGCGGCAGGCCGCACGACCATCCCAGGCTCAATGTATAGCGCTACGAAATGGGCGGTCACGGGGATTGGCTATAACCTGCGTGAAGAGCTACGCGGCACCGGTATGCGCGTGACGTTGATTGAGCCAGGCATGGTCGACACGCCATTCTTTAATGAACCACCAGAGCATGCATTAGAAGATCGTGATATCGCCAATGCCGTGGTTTATGCGCTTGCGCAGCCTGCCCATGTGGACGTTAATGAAATTCTTATTCGCCCCACCCCGCCGCTTGAGTAA
- a CDS encoding nitrate regulatory protein: protein MSSAQQLLLTALRCDIDNLTHLATTADIVGDISRFIHMLQRERGASTIYLASQGQRFKTRRDTYRQHSQQAETLMRQRLEALSQEARPQAAARLLRRIAAVWYALDELDELRLAIDTFAISPDAATQAFNQLTSGLLAIVFEAADSSIDPDITRHLVAIFHLMQGKELAGQERACGAFGFTHGHFDEAHRALLNQLVTDQQRCFDTFVEFATPEVQQSWQKELSPRTLAGICHLRDIACQRHSASQTPPKDTSDSLGETWYELTTLRIDSMKTVEDALITQLSVFCHRKIAQAEDGLEKAKAGPCRPTPAPCAHLLTLAGAQPLGDLTANALTSPLGRSLIELTQAQASRLQGLSDELENTRKALRERKLIERAKGLIMAHQEMSEEEAYRFLRKTSMDQSKSMADMAQAILDLSAMLKRKEDGHAR from the coding sequence ATGTCTTCAGCGCAGCAACTGCTCTTAACCGCCCTCCGTTGCGATATCGACAACCTTACTCACCTTGCCACCACCGCCGATATTGTCGGTGACATTAGCCGCTTTATTCATATGCTCCAACGTGAACGAGGAGCGTCAACGATCTATCTAGCCTCTCAAGGCCAGCGTTTCAAAACCCGCCGCGATACTTACCGCCAACACAGCCAGCAGGCGGAAACCTTAATGCGCCAGCGGCTGGAAGCGCTCAGCCAAGAGGCTCGCCCCCAGGCAGCCGCTCGCTTACTACGCCGGATTGCCGCCGTTTGGTATGCCCTTGATGAGCTTGATGAACTCCGTCTGGCTATCGACACCTTTGCCATCTCGCCTGATGCAGCCACTCAGGCCTTTAATCAACTGACCAGTGGGCTGCTAGCGATTGTATTTGAAGCCGCTGACTCCTCTATCGACCCTGATATCACTCGCCATCTGGTTGCCATTTTTCACTTAATGCAGGGCAAAGAATTAGCTGGCCAAGAGCGAGCCTGTGGCGCATTCGGCTTTACCCATGGCCACTTCGATGAAGCGCACCGCGCTTTATTGAATCAGCTAGTGACTGACCAGCAGCGCTGCTTTGACACGTTTGTAGAGTTTGCTACGCCTGAGGTGCAGCAGTCATGGCAAAAGGAGCTTTCACCTCGCACCCTGGCCGGTATTTGCCATTTACGCGACATCGCCTGCCAGCGTCATTCGGCATCACAAACACCACCCAAAGACACATCTGATTCACTGGGTGAAACCTGGTACGAACTAACTACGCTACGTATCGACTCGATGAAAACAGTTGAGGATGCATTGATCACTCAGCTGAGTGTGTTTTGTCACCGCAAAATCGCTCAGGCCGAAGATGGATTGGAAAAAGCCAAAGCAGGGCCCTGTCGTCCTACGCCTGCCCCCTGCGCACACTTACTAACGCTGGCGGGTGCGCAACCATTAGGCGACCTGACAGCCAACGCGCTAACCTCACCGCTAGGGCGCTCGCTGATTGAACTCACCCAGGCACAGGCCAGCCGGTTACAAGGGCTTAGCGATGAGCTTGAAAACACCCGTAAAGCGCTGCGTGAACGCAAACTGATTGAACGTGCGAAGGGGCTTATTATGGCTCATCAAGAGATGAGCGAAGAAGAGGCCTACCGGTTTCTGCGTAAAACCTCTATGGATCAAAGCAAAAGCATGGCGGATATGGCCCAAGCTATTCTGGATCTCTCTGCAATGCTAAAACGCAAAGAAGATGGGCACGCCCGCTAA